Proteins from a single region of Oncorhynchus kisutch isolate 150728-3 unplaced genomic scaffold, Okis_V2 Okis01b-Okis20b_hom, whole genome shotgun sequence:
- the LOC109885428 gene encoding cdc42-interacting protein 4 homolog isoform X1: MDWGTDLWDQYDGIDKHTQSGLDLVDRYVKFVRERTEIEQNYAKQLRNLSKKYLKRGSKEEQECGFTNHQSFQDIVNELNDYAGQRELIAENMMTGICVELTKYLQDLKQERKTYLADAKKAQQNLEISFKQLENTKRRFAKEWGEAEKATQQAEKIENDTNAVKADVEKVKQHAHVKTHTAEECRNDYAAQLQKYNKEQNTFYYTEIPQLFNKLQDMDERRIRCLAEGYSQFAEVEKKVLPIITKCLDGISMAGQNTNGKQDSLRFIEQHKSGFERPAEVDFEDYSQGIKPASSDANLNQPKIRTKLWPFSHKKTKFQRINADKHMSPAAEDYSHLPPEQRKKRLQSKIDDITKELQKELDQSEALEKMRGVYERNPQMGDPASLEPQITQTSQNVGRLRGQLTKYESWLAEAFRGDDSTNTAVNNNQHCSMSADPSQNIYSEFDEDFDEDVETPIGKATALYTFQGSSQGTVSITEGEQLSVMESDKGDGWMRVLRANGDEGYIPSSYVKF, from the exons ATGGATTGGGGGACGGATCTTTGG gaccagtatgatggtattGATAAACACACCCAGTCAGGACTGGATCTGGTGGACCGATATGTGAAGTTTGTGAGAGAACGGACCGAGATAGAACAGAACTACGCCAAGCAACtcag AAACCTCTCCAAGAAATACCTTAAACGAGGCAGCAAGGAGGAGCAAGAGTGTGG GTTCACCAATCACCAGTCATTCCAGGACATTGTGAATGAGCTGAATGACTATGCGGGCCAGAGAGAGCTGATAGCAGAGAACATGATGACTGGAATCTGTGTAGAACTCACCAAATACCTTCAGGACCTCAAACAAGAACGCAAAacc taccTGGCCGATGCCAAAAAAGCTCAACAGAACTTGGAGATCAGTTTCAAACAGCTGGAGAAT aCTAAGAGGCGTTTTGCCAAGGAGtggggagaggcagagaaagcCACACAGCAAGCGGAGAAAATTGAGAACGACACAAACGCTGTGAAAGCAGATGTTGAGaag gtgaagCAGCATGCCCATGTGAAGACACACACAGCGGAGGAGTGCAGGAACGACTACGCCGCCCAGCTCCAGAAATACAACAAGGAACAGAACACCTTCTACTACACAGAGATACCGCAGCTGTTTAAT aagctgCAGGATATGGATGAGCGGCGTATCAGGTGCTTGGCAGAGGGCTACAGTCAGTTTGCTGAGGTAGAGAAGAAGGTTTTACCCATCATCACTAAATGTCTGGACGGGATCAGTATGGCAGGGCAGAACACCAACGGCAAacag GACTCCTTGCGATTTATAGAACAACACAAGTCAGGTTTTGAGCGACCGGCTGAAGTGGACTTTGAAGACTACAGCCAAGGTATCAAACCAGCCTCCTCAGACGCCAACCTCAACCAACCTAAAATACGCACTAAACTGTGGCCCTTCAGTCACAAGAAAACCAAG TTCCAGAGGATAAATGCTGACAAGCACATG tcTCCAGCTGCTGAGGACTACTCTCACCTGCCTCCAGAACAGAGGAAGAAGAGACTTCAGTCCAAGATTGATGACATCACCAAGGAACTTCAAAAGGAGCTGGACCAGAG tgaGGCATTAGAGAAGATGAGAGGTGTTTATGAACGGAACCCTCAGATGGGAGACCCAGCCAGTCTAGAACCTCAGATCACCCAGACCTCGCAGAACGTTGGACGACTCAGAGGACAACTCACCAAATACGAG TCATGGCTGGCTGAGGCTTTCAGAGGAGATGATTCTACCAACACTGCTGTCAACAACAATCAACACtg TTCCATGTCAGCTGATCCGTCTCAGAACATCTACTCAGAGTTTGATGAAGACTTTGATGAAGATGTGGAGACTCCTATAGGAAAGGCTACTGCCCTCTACACCTTCCAAG gttCCAGTCAGGGGACAGTGTCTATAACAGAAGGCGAGCAGCTCAGTGTGATGGAGAGTGATAAAGGAGATGGATGGATGAGGGTTCTACGAGCCAACGGAGACGAAGGATACATCCCCTCATCCTACGTCAAATTctag
- the LOC109885428 gene encoding cdc42-interacting protein 4 homolog isoform X3: MDWGTDLWDQYDGIDKHTQSGLDLVDRYVKFVRERTEIEQNYAKQLRNLSKKYLKRGSKEEQECGFTNHQSFQDIVNELNDYAGQRELIAENMMTGICVELTKYLQDLKQERKTYLADAKKAQQNLEISFKQLENTKRRFAKEWGEAEKATQQAEKIENDTNAVKADVEKVKQHAHVKTHTAEECRNDYAAQLQKYNKEQNTFYYTEIPQLFNKLQDMDERRIRCLAEGYSQFAEVEKKVLPIITKCLDGISMAGQNTNGKQDSLRFIEQHKSGFERPAEVDFEDYSQGIKPASSDANLNQPKIRTKLWPFSHKKTKFQRINADKHMSPAAEDYSHLPPEQRKKRLQSKIDDITKELQKELDQSEALEKMRGVYERNPQMGDPASLEPQITQTSQNVGRLRGQLTKYESWLAEAFRGDDSTNTAVNNNQHCSMSADPSQNIYSEFDEDFDEDVETPIGKATALYTFQGSSQGTVSITSVCLQGPVGDSVYN, encoded by the exons ATGGATTGGGGGACGGATCTTTGG gaccagtatgatggtattGATAAACACACCCAGTCAGGACTGGATCTGGTGGACCGATATGTGAAGTTTGTGAGAGAACGGACCGAGATAGAACAGAACTACGCCAAGCAACtcag AAACCTCTCCAAGAAATACCTTAAACGAGGCAGCAAGGAGGAGCAAGAGTGTGG GTTCACCAATCACCAGTCATTCCAGGACATTGTGAATGAGCTGAATGACTATGCGGGCCAGAGAGAGCTGATAGCAGAGAACATGATGACTGGAATCTGTGTAGAACTCACCAAATACCTTCAGGACCTCAAACAAGAACGCAAAacc taccTGGCCGATGCCAAAAAAGCTCAACAGAACTTGGAGATCAGTTTCAAACAGCTGGAGAAT aCTAAGAGGCGTTTTGCCAAGGAGtggggagaggcagagaaagcCACACAGCAAGCGGAGAAAATTGAGAACGACACAAACGCTGTGAAAGCAGATGTTGAGaag gtgaagCAGCATGCCCATGTGAAGACACACACAGCGGAGGAGTGCAGGAACGACTACGCCGCCCAGCTCCAGAAATACAACAAGGAACAGAACACCTTCTACTACACAGAGATACCGCAGCTGTTTAAT aagctgCAGGATATGGATGAGCGGCGTATCAGGTGCTTGGCAGAGGGCTACAGTCAGTTTGCTGAGGTAGAGAAGAAGGTTTTACCCATCATCACTAAATGTCTGGACGGGATCAGTATGGCAGGGCAGAACACCAACGGCAAacag GACTCCTTGCGATTTATAGAACAACACAAGTCAGGTTTTGAGCGACCGGCTGAAGTGGACTTTGAAGACTACAGCCAAGGTATCAAACCAGCCTCCTCAGACGCCAACCTCAACCAACCTAAAATACGCACTAAACTGTGGCCCTTCAGTCACAAGAAAACCAAG TTCCAGAGGATAAATGCTGACAAGCACATG tcTCCAGCTGCTGAGGACTACTCTCACCTGCCTCCAGAACAGAGGAAGAAGAGACTTCAGTCCAAGATTGATGACATCACCAAGGAACTTCAAAAGGAGCTGGACCAGAG tgaGGCATTAGAGAAGATGAGAGGTGTTTATGAACGGAACCCTCAGATGGGAGACCCAGCCAGTCTAGAACCTCAGATCACCCAGACCTCGCAGAACGTTGGACGACTCAGAGGACAACTCACCAAATACGAG TCATGGCTGGCTGAGGCTTTCAGAGGAGATGATTCTACCAACACTGCTGTCAACAACAATCAACACtg TTCCATGTCAGCTGATCCGTCTCAGAACATCTACTCAGAGTTTGATGAAGACTTTGATGAAGATGTGGAGACTCCTATAGGAAAGGCTACTGCCCTCTACACCTTCCAAG gttCCAGTCAGGGGACAGTGTCTATAACTAGTGTGTGTCTCCAGGGTCCAGTAGGGGACAGTGTCTATAACTAG
- the LOC109885428 gene encoding cdc42-interacting protein 4 homolog isoform X2 yields MDWGTDLWDQYDGIDKHTQSGLDLVDRYVKFVRERTEIEQNYAKQLRNLSKKYLKRGSKEEQECGFTNHQSFQDIVNELNDYAGQRELIAENMMTGICVELTKYLQDLKQERKTYLADAKKAQQNLEISFKQLENTKRRFAKEWGEAEKATQQAEKIENDTNAVKADVEKVKQHAHVKTHTAEECRNDYAAQLQKYNKEQNTFYYTEIPQLFNKLQDMDERRIRCLAEGYSQFAEVEKKVLPIITKCLDGISMAGQNTNGKQDSLRFIEQHKSGFERPAEVDFEDYSQGIKPASSDANLNQPKIRTKLWPFSHKKTKSPAAEDYSHLPPEQRKKRLQSKIDDITKELQKELDQSEALEKMRGVYERNPQMGDPASLEPQITQTSQNVGRLRGQLTKYESWLAEAFRGDDSTNTAVNNNQHCSMSADPSQNIYSEFDEDFDEDVETPIGKATALYTFQGSSQGTVSITEGEQLSVMESDKGDGWMRVLRANGDEGYIPSSYVKF; encoded by the exons ATGGATTGGGGGACGGATCTTTGG gaccagtatgatggtattGATAAACACACCCAGTCAGGACTGGATCTGGTGGACCGATATGTGAAGTTTGTGAGAGAACGGACCGAGATAGAACAGAACTACGCCAAGCAACtcag AAACCTCTCCAAGAAATACCTTAAACGAGGCAGCAAGGAGGAGCAAGAGTGTGG GTTCACCAATCACCAGTCATTCCAGGACATTGTGAATGAGCTGAATGACTATGCGGGCCAGAGAGAGCTGATAGCAGAGAACATGATGACTGGAATCTGTGTAGAACTCACCAAATACCTTCAGGACCTCAAACAAGAACGCAAAacc taccTGGCCGATGCCAAAAAAGCTCAACAGAACTTGGAGATCAGTTTCAAACAGCTGGAGAAT aCTAAGAGGCGTTTTGCCAAGGAGtggggagaggcagagaaagcCACACAGCAAGCGGAGAAAATTGAGAACGACACAAACGCTGTGAAAGCAGATGTTGAGaag gtgaagCAGCATGCCCATGTGAAGACACACACAGCGGAGGAGTGCAGGAACGACTACGCCGCCCAGCTCCAGAAATACAACAAGGAACAGAACACCTTCTACTACACAGAGATACCGCAGCTGTTTAAT aagctgCAGGATATGGATGAGCGGCGTATCAGGTGCTTGGCAGAGGGCTACAGTCAGTTTGCTGAGGTAGAGAAGAAGGTTTTACCCATCATCACTAAATGTCTGGACGGGATCAGTATGGCAGGGCAGAACACCAACGGCAAacag GACTCCTTGCGATTTATAGAACAACACAAGTCAGGTTTTGAGCGACCGGCTGAAGTGGACTTTGAAGACTACAGCCAAGGTATCAAACCAGCCTCCTCAGACGCCAACCTCAACCAACCTAAAATACGCACTAAACTGTGGCCCTTCAGTCACAAGAAAACCAAG tcTCCAGCTGCTGAGGACTACTCTCACCTGCCTCCAGAACAGAGGAAGAAGAGACTTCAGTCCAAGATTGATGACATCACCAAGGAACTTCAAAAGGAGCTGGACCAGAG tgaGGCATTAGAGAAGATGAGAGGTGTTTATGAACGGAACCCTCAGATGGGAGACCCAGCCAGTCTAGAACCTCAGATCACCCAGACCTCGCAGAACGTTGGACGACTCAGAGGACAACTCACCAAATACGAG TCATGGCTGGCTGAGGCTTTCAGAGGAGATGATTCTACCAACACTGCTGTCAACAACAATCAACACtg TTCCATGTCAGCTGATCCGTCTCAGAACATCTACTCAGAGTTTGATGAAGACTTTGATGAAGATGTGGAGACTCCTATAGGAAAGGCTACTGCCCTCTACACCTTCCAAG gttCCAGTCAGGGGACAGTGTCTATAACAGAAGGCGAGCAGCTCAGTGTGATGGAGAGTGATAAAGGAGATGGATGGATGAGGGTTCTACGAGCCAACGGAGACGAAGGATACATCCCCTCATCCTACGTCAAATTctag